The Cohaesibacter gelatinilyticus genome contains the following window.
CGCCCGCTGGTGAATATTCTCGATCCGCTCTTTCTCGGCAATGGCCACGCCATAGGATTCCAGAGTTTCCACCCCACCGATGCGCTCATGAAACCAGTGATAACCCACCGGCAAATGCTTGTCGGTGCGCGGATAATCTTCCATGAACATGGAGAACATGCGGTCATGATTGCCCAACAGGCAAATCCAGTTACGCCCCTTGGCAAGGCCTTCCATCAGAAACTCGATAACCTCACGGCTCTGCGGTCCGCGATCGACATAATCGCCCAGAAAGACAATGCGGGCATCCCGTCCGCCATCCTGCTCTATTCTGTCAATGGCATCCTGCATCCGGTCCGGCGCACCATGAATGTCGCCGATGGCATAAAGTCTTTCAGTCAATTTTCAGGCCTCAAAGTTGGAAAAGGTGCAGGGCGGAAAGGAAAGGAAGAGCCTCACGGCAACAGCCCGCCAGCAACGGTCAGAATGGTGCCGGAGACAAATCCGGCTTTATCAGACGCCAGCCAGACAGCAGCCTCGGCTATGTCCGTGGGCTGAGCAATTCGCCCCAATGGCGTGGCAGCGGCAATCATCGCCGGGCGGTCCGGATTGCCTTCACGTTGATGCATATCGGTCTGTGTGGTGCCAACGCGAATGGCGCAGACCCGCACACCAACCAGTCCAAGCTCCTTGCCCGCACCAATGGTCATGGTCTCCACTGCGCCCTTGGAGGCAGCATAATGGATATATTCGCCCGGGCTTCCCACACTAGCCGCGACAGATGACATATTGACGACGCAGCCCCCTGCCCCACCTTCATCTGCGCGCATGCGCTTTGCCGCTTCCTGCAAGCAATAGATCGAGCCAAACAGATTGGCCTCGAAGGTGGCATAGAGCGTCTCTTTCTTCAGATCCGTGATGCTCGTGCTTCCACCAATGATGCCAGCATTATTGACCAGACAAGTGACTGGCCCCAAGGCTTCATCGCAAGTCACGAACATCGCTTTCACGGCATCCTGATCTGCCACATCGCCTTGCACGGCAATGGCACGAACGCCTTCCGCCTCACATTGAGCGACAGTCTGCTGCGCGCCTTTCAGATCAGACTTATAATTCACGCAGACATCATATCCATCTTTGGCAAAGGTAAGTGCAGTCGCCGCGCCAATGCCTTTGCTGGCCCCGGTGATCAGAGCAATCTTCTTTGCAGATAGGGTCATGGAAAATGCCTTCGCTCACATCATCATGAATTTGGGAGACCGATGACAGAGACGCTGTCATACTGGAATCGGTAGGAAGAGACCTCTTTTTGCAAAAAATTTGTCCAAATGTCCATCGGCTTCCTGCCCGTTCGTCATGTCTATGAAGGCAATCTCGCCTTTGAAGCGATAGAAAGAGGAAAATATGACGATCTGGACAATTCTCGCAAGCACCATAGCAGTCGTGGCCCTGGCCGCAGCAGGCACATTGTTGCTGCCAAAACAAATAAAGGTCGAGCGGCAGGCAACCATTTCTGCAACACCCTCAGCAATATTGACCCTTGCTGCATCCAATGAAGGATACCAGCGCTTCAATCCCTATCTGAGCGCAGATCCAAATCTGAAAATCTCTCACTTTGGCCCCTCATCCGGCATCGGCTCAGGTTTCACATTTGACGGCAAGGATGGAAAAGGCAGTCAAACGGTTGCAGAGCTCTCCTCCAATTCAGTGCGCTATGCCATTGATCTTGGCCCCATGGGCAAACCAGCCCAGACAATCGAAGTAAATCCGGTGACAGGTGGCTCCCTTGTGACATGGAGCATGGATATGGACCTTGGCTACAATCCAATCGCCCGCATCTTTGGCCTCTTCATGGATGGCATGGTGGGCAGGACATTCGAACAAGGCCTTGACAATCTGGCCACCGCTACTTGAGTTTGAGGCTTGAAATAAAGGAAGACTTTCATGCGTTATACATTTTTGCTCTATACCGACCCCGCTGACCTTGCCGACATGACCCAGCAAGATTGGGAGGCCGAAAAAGAGGTTTACGGCGCTTATATTGGTGCCCTGAATGCTGCCGGGGTTTTTGTCGACACCGACTGGCTGCAACCAGTGCAAACCGCCACGACACTTTCCCTGAAAGGTGGCACCATACAGGTTCAGGATGGCCCTTTTGCCGACACCAAGGAAACTCTGGGCGGTTATTTTGTCATCGACGTGCCCGACCTTGATGCGGCCATGGCCTGGGCTGAAAAATGCCCGGCCGCCAAAACCGGTAAGGTGGAAATTCGCGCCTCCGCAATGGGGACCATATGAGTAATCCATCCCGCGCAGCAGAAATAGCAGCGCGGGATTCCTATGGTCGGCTGCTGGCATTCCTGTCATCCCGCACCCATGACATCGCCATGGCCGAGGATGCTCTGGCGGATGCCTTTGCCAAAGCACTCAGCCATTGGCCGGAGCATGGCATTCCTCAAAACCCGGACGCCTGGCTCCTGACCGCAGCCCGCAACAAGCTGACTGACAATCAGCGCCACCAGACCCGCTTCCCAACCCAGAGCGAGATCCCGGAAGGATCGTCAGAACATGATGCAGACACGACCATTCCGGATGAGCGCCTCTCACTGCTGATGGTTTGCGCCCATCCATCCATAGCGCCTGACATACATGTACCCTTGATGTTGCAAACCGTGCTTGGGATGGAAGCCAAAACCATTGCTCACTTGTTTCTGGTCTCGCCAGCAGCATTGGCCAAGCGATTGGTGCGGGCAAAGACAAAAATTCGCGATGCAGGCATTCCGTTCAAGATCCCCGATGATGACAGCTTGCCCGATCGAAGTATGGCCATCTTCGAGGCCATCTACGCGCTGCATGCCCATGACTGGCTGGATCCAAAGGATGCCATGGGTGAAGAAGCCCTGTATTTGGCAGATCTGTTATGCCGCCTGATGCCAGGCAATGCCGAAGCCCTTGGGCTGGCAGCGCTGATCGCCCTGAGCCAATCCAGGGCAAATGCACGAATCATCGACAATCAGCTGATCCCAACCCACGAACAGGATCCGTCCCGTTGGAACAATCAGCTCATCCAATATGGCTCCAGACAATTGAGACGAGCCTATCAATTGGGCTCAATCGGACGCTTTCAGATAGAAGCGGCCATCGAAGCAGCCCATATCGCAAGAAAAGACACCGGCAAGACGGATTGGGCGGCGCTGAACAAGCTCTATTTCGCGCTTCAAAAAATCGCCCCGAGCGCCGGAGCTCTGGTCGCACAAGCCGCCATTACCGGACGATTGCACGGCCCAAAGCAAGGGCTGGATGCATTGGAACAAGTCGAACAGCAAGTCGGCTCTGCATTCCAGCCCCTATGGGCATCCCGCGCCGAGATGCATGCGCAATTGAATGAAAATGAAGCAGCCAGCCGCTGCTACCGAAAAGCCTTGTCACTGACCACAGACGGCCCAACCATCAAGCTCCTGAACAAGAAGCTTCTGGCTTTGGAGGCAAATTCCATCGCAAAATAAACCCCTGAAAATAGACGCATTTTTCAGATCAAAATATGCTTTGACGTCTTTAAGCGCTATCACTTTCATTGAGCAAGACTGATGCATCCTGGCTATTCATGTAAGAGCAGATCGCCTGCGCCAGACCTGATGCAGAGCCGGGAACAATATTGAAAAACATTGCCGGTTCAATCAGCTCCAGCTCTGTCAGAAGGAAGTCACCGTCAGACATCATGACGCCATCAACCCGCGCATAAAGTGGTAGGGTAGCAAGGTCAGATAGACAGGCAGTTGCTGCTCCAATGGCAGTGACAGGTGCATCCGCAGGGGTCACCGTCACGCCATATTGGCTATTGGCCCGCCAGTCTTCAGCGGATGGCATGCGCGTCACCGCATGAGAAAAGCCACCATTCAGGAAAATCATCGACAGCTCACCCTGTTTGATCTCAGGGACCCAATCTTGCAGGATATGTGGCCTGTCGATCTCCAGAACGTCCGGCAGCGGTCCCTCCAGCATGCGCACGCCATGGCCGCTTTGCCCAATGGCAGGCTTGATGACCGCCCGCGGCCAATCTTGCGCTTCCATGACAGGCAGCACCTGCTCGGTCTTGTCGATCAGAATGGTCTTTGGAACAGTAACGCCCCTTTGCTGCAAATCCAGCAAATAGGATTTCTCCATATTCCAGGCCATCAGCTTCGGACAATTGCCAAAACGCCCGCCAGCCTCGCTGACCTCATCCAACCAATCCCGAAAGACTTGCGGATATTTGGCATAATCCCAGATCGCCAATGGCAAGATCAGATCGGCATCCGC
Protein-coding sequences here:
- a CDS encoding metallophosphoesterase, with the protein product MTERLYAIGDIHGAPDRMQDAIDRIEQDGGRDARIVFLGDYVDRGPQSREVIEFLMEGLAKGRNWICLLGNHDRMFSMFMEDYPRTDKHLPVGYHWFHERIGGVETLESYGVAIAEKERIENIHQRARAVVPQEHLNFLDSLHYSHQEGDCLFVHAGIRAGVPLEQQDKDDLVWIRDGFLDDRTEHPFLVVHGHTPVDEATHFGNRIALDTGCGYGHPLMPAVFEGRDCWILTDKGREPLLPIK
- a CDS encoding SDR family oxidoreductase; protein product: MTLSAKKIALITGASKGIGAATALTFAKDGYDVCVNYKSDLKGAQQTVAQCEAEGVRAIAVQGDVADQDAVKAMFVTCDEALGPVTCLVNNAGIIGGSTSITDLKKETLYATFEANLFGSIYCLQEAAKRMRADEGGAGGCVVNMSSVAASVGSPGEYIHYAASKGAVETMTIGAGKELGLVGVRVCAIRVGTTQTDMHQREGNPDRPAMIAAATPLGRIAQPTDIAEAAVWLASDKAGFVSGTILTVAGGLLP
- a CDS encoding SRPBCC family protein; this encodes MTIWTILASTIAVVALAAAGTLLLPKQIKVERQATISATPSAILTLAASNEGYQRFNPYLSADPNLKISHFGPSSGIGSGFTFDGKDGKGSQTVAELSSNSVRYAIDLGPMGKPAQTIEVNPVTGGSLVTWSMDMDLGYNPIARIFGLFMDGMVGRTFEQGLDNLATAT
- a CDS encoding YciI family protein, whose protein sequence is MRYTFLLYTDPADLADMTQQDWEAEKEVYGAYIGALNAAGVFVDTDWLQPVQTATTLSLKGGTIQVQDGPFADTKETLGGYFVIDVPDLDAAMAWAEKCPAAKTGKVEIRASAMGTI
- a CDS encoding RNA polymerase sigma factor; amino-acid sequence: MSNPSRAAEIAARDSYGRLLAFLSSRTHDIAMAEDALADAFAKALSHWPEHGIPQNPDAWLLTAARNKLTDNQRHQTRFPTQSEIPEGSSEHDADTTIPDERLSLLMVCAHPSIAPDIHVPLMLQTVLGMEAKTIAHLFLVSPAALAKRLVRAKTKIRDAGIPFKIPDDDSLPDRSMAIFEAIYALHAHDWLDPKDAMGEEALYLADLLCRLMPGNAEALGLAALIALSQSRANARIIDNQLIPTHEQDPSRWNNQLIQYGSRQLRRAYQLGSIGRFQIEAAIEAAHIARKDTGKTDWAALNKLYFALQKIAPSAGALVAQAAITGRLHGPKQGLDALEQVEQQVGSAFQPLWASRAEMHAQLNENEAASRCYRKALSLTTDGPTIKLLNKKLLALEANSIAK
- a CDS encoding ATP-grasp domain-containing protein codes for the protein MKGCPSSPLSIAIATCNDWPLPGEGLLVVMEALEVEGYSVTVLPWQDGVQAFADADLILPLAIWDYAKYPQVFRDWLDEVSEAGGRFGNCPKLMAWNMEKSYLLDLQQRGVTVPKTILIDKTEQVLPVMEAQDWPRAVIKPAIGQSGHGVRMLEGPLPDVLEIDRPHILQDWVPEIKQGELSMIFLNGGFSHAVTRMPSAEDWRANSQYGVTVTPADAPVTAIGAATACLSDLATLPLYARVDGVMMSDGDFLLTELELIEPAMFFNIVPGSASGLAQAICSYMNSQDASVLLNESDSA